A part of Phosphitispora fastidiosa genomic DNA contains:
- a CDS encoding ATP-binding protein, producing MGFYQRGKRLVIGFAIAVMIAGISFAVIAFTDTNAKFSPLSARNGILDLAGWDPERDGILSLGGEWDFYWNRFLSHDELKDSGPEADVKAEVPGVWNTYKINGSNLPGFGYATYRLKVINADTDEIMAFRIPSESTAYRMYINDRLVASTGNAAADRANFRPELNPHTVQVLPPGDQFDIIVQMSNFVYSRGGMWFSIEMGTSEQIQFLDRRIIYRDIFLFGSFFIMGMYYLSIFLMRREDRSSLYFVLMCIVVIGRTSIHGDYAVYRLLPLISYQAVVFINYATLYWFPTAFLLLLRELFPEEVSQKAVRAAVIYAAAVTIATLLLPVHIYTRYTYFALAMLTLTSVYAVVCTFIAFMRGKQNSSIVLFGGLALVGSAGYDILVHLKLIPQYVGELSNFGFFVLLFLQSFVLARRFSQAFKNVNELSGELLRMDKLKDEFLANTSHELRTPLNGILGIAEAMLRGSEGDLNEEQRQNLSIVAVSTRRLANLVNDILDYSRLKHRDIKLSLKPLRVEAVIETTLNVFRQLTDRQQVEISSVIPGGLPPVMADENRLAQIMYNLVGNAVKFTRQGYIRVTVKESGEMLEVCVEDTGSGIPEEKFDDIFKSFEQVDTSITREYGGTGLGLPITKFLVESHGGSIWVASEVGKGSKFTFTLPTAEEQAAENETDVPVYEPVAAARQSLSFRIAGAGAHVLVVDDEIVNLQSAAAILKTEGYSVTAVDSGQAALEEVRKQKDISLVVLDVMMPEMSGYEVCRKIRDNRSHYDLPVLMLTAKTNTEDIVRGFEAGANDYLPKPVEVEELLARAKTLVNLKDSVDKAKAAEVAFLQAQIKPHFLFNVLNTISSFCDTDPERAGKLINDLANYLRHSFDFKNLDLFVPLNTEISLIKSFLAIEKARFGDEMKVEFVLDDSIQIDIPPLSIQPLVENAIMHGLRKKPGGGTVTISVGKAPDGVQVTVSDNGPGIPADKLDKILTDENLSGVGLKNIRFRLKKIYGTGLVIESETGKGTQVSFTVPIGGV from the coding sequence ATGGGCTTTTATCAAAGAGGGAAAAGACTCGTTATTGGTTTCGCCATTGCAGTAATGATTGCCGGAATAAGTTTTGCAGTTATTGCTTTTACAGATACCAACGCGAAGTTTTCGCCCCTTTCGGCCCGAAACGGAATACTGGACCTGGCCGGATGGGATCCCGAAAGAGACGGGATTTTGAGCCTGGGTGGGGAATGGGACTTCTATTGGAACAGGTTCCTCAGCCATGATGAACTTAAGGATTCGGGTCCGGAAGCTGATGTAAAGGCTGAAGTGCCGGGTGTCTGGAACACTTACAAAATCAATGGCAGTAATCTTCCCGGTTTCGGGTATGCAACCTACCGGCTGAAGGTGATTAACGCAGATACAGATGAAATTATGGCCTTCCGGATACCTTCAGAGTCTACTGCTTATCGGATGTACATCAATGACAGGCTGGTTGCCTCTACCGGGAATGCAGCAGCGGACAGGGCTAACTTCAGACCGGAATTGAATCCTCATACGGTTCAGGTTTTACCTCCGGGAGACCAGTTCGATATTATTGTACAGATGTCAAACTTCGTTTATTCCCGCGGGGGCATGTGGTTTTCAATCGAAATGGGCACATCGGAACAGATTCAGTTTCTGGACAGGCGGATTATCTACCGTGATATTTTCCTGTTTGGCAGTTTTTTCATTATGGGAATGTACTATTTAAGTATTTTCCTGATGAGACGTGAAGACAGGAGCAGCCTGTATTTCGTCCTCATGTGTATTGTTGTCATCGGCAGGACGAGTATACACGGGGACTATGCGGTGTACAGGCTGCTGCCGTTAATTAGCTACCAGGCCGTAGTTTTTATTAATTATGCCACTTTATACTGGTTTCCCACAGCTTTTCTCTTACTCTTGAGGGAGTTGTTCCCTGAAGAGGTGTCCCAAAAGGCAGTCAGAGCAGCTGTCATCTATGCGGCAGCAGTGACAATTGCGACGTTGCTGCTCCCTGTCCATATCTATACAAGGTATACCTATTTTGCCTTGGCAATGCTAACCCTGACATCTGTATATGCCGTTGTTTGTACCTTTATTGCCTTCATGAGGGGAAAACAGAATTCTTCAATAGTGTTATTTGGAGGGCTGGCGCTGGTCGGCAGTGCCGGTTACGATATCCTGGTTCATTTAAAGTTGATTCCTCAATATGTTGGCGAATTATCAAATTTTGGCTTTTTTGTGCTTCTCTTTCTACAGTCTTTTGTCCTTGCCAGGAGGTTTTCACAGGCCTTCAAAAATGTGAACGAGCTGTCCGGTGAACTGCTCAGGATGGATAAGCTCAAAGATGAGTTTCTTGCCAATACATCACATGAACTGCGGACCCCGCTCAATGGTATCCTTGGCATAGCTGAGGCCATGCTCAGGGGTAGTGAAGGGGATCTGAATGAAGAGCAGAGACAGAATTTATCCATTGTGGCGGTGAGTACCAGGAGGCTGGCCAACCTGGTTAATGATATCCTCGATTATTCCAGGCTGAAGCACCGTGATATCAAGCTCAGCCTAAAGCCCCTGCGGGTAGAAGCTGTCATTGAGACAACATTAAATGTTTTCCGGCAGTTGACTGACCGGCAGCAGGTGGAAATATCCAGTGTCATTCCGGGCGGACTTCCCCCGGTCATGGCTGATGAAAACCGGCTGGCACAAATCATGTACAATCTGGTAGGCAATGCGGTGAAATTTACCAGACAGGGATATATCAGGGTTACGGTAAAAGAATCGGGTGAAATGCTGGAAGTCTGTGTGGAGGATACCGGTTCGGGCATCCCTGAAGAAAAATTTGACGATATATTCAAGTCCTTTGAACAGGTAGACACATCTATTACCCGCGAATACGGCGGAACCGGACTGGGCCTCCCGATCACAAAATTTTTGGTGGAATCACATGGGGGCAGTATATGGGTGGCATCAGAGGTGGGTAAAGGCTCAAAGTTTACTTTTACCCTCCCGACGGCAGAAGAACAGGCCGCAGAAAATGAAACAGACGTTCCGGTCTACGAGCCTGTCGCCGCTGCCCGGCAATCCCTGTCCTTCAGGATAGCAGGAGCAGGAGCCCATGTTTTGGTGGTTGATGACGAGATAGTTAACCTACAGTCGGCTGCAGCCATTCTAAAAACAGAGGGATACTCTGTTACAGCGGTGGACAGTGGCCAGGCAGCATTGGAAGAGGTCAGGAAGCAAAAAGATATTTCTCTAGTGGTATTGGATGTGATGATGCCGGAGATGTCCGGTTATGAAGTCTGCCGGAAAATAAGGGATAATAGGTCCCACTATGACCTGCCGGTTCTGATGCTGACAGCCAAAACCAATACTGAAGATATTGTAAGGGGCTTTGAAGCAGGGGCCAATGATTACCTGCCAAAGCCGGTGGAGGTCGAAGAGCTGCTGGCCAGGGCGAAGACACTGGTGAACCTGAAGGACTCGGTAGATAAGGCAAAAGCGGCTGAAGTGGCCTTTCTGCAGGCCCAAATCAAACCTCATTTTCTCTTTAATGTCCTGAATACCATATCGTCATTTTGTGATACCGACCCGGAACGCGCAGGTAAACTAATCAATGACCTGGCCAACTACCTCAGGCACAGCTTTGATTTTAAAAATCTCGACTTGTTTGTCCCCCTCAACACAGAAATCAGCCTAATTAAGTCTTTTCTGGCAATAGAGAAGGCTCGGTTCGGTGATGAAATGAAGGTGGAATTTGTTTTGGATGACAGTATACAAATAGATATACCTCCTTTGTCCATACAGCCCCTGGTTGAAAATGCCATCATGCACGGCCTGAGGAAAAAACCGGGAGGGGGCACTGTCACCATATCGGTCGGCAAGGCCCCGGACGGAGTGCAGGTAACCGTCAGCGATAATGGGCCGGGGATTCCTGCTGATAAGCTGGACAAAATTTTGACAGACGAAAATTTAAGCGGTGTTGGCCTGAAAAACATTCGTTTCCGGCTGAAGAAGATTTACGGAACAGGCCTGGTAATAGAAAGTGAAACCGGTAAAGGAACACAAGTTTCATTTACTGTGCCTATTGGAGGTGTTTAA
- a CDS encoding type II toxin-antitoxin system RelE/ParE family toxin produces MERYNVELLPAAYSDLDEIFDYIMAENPQAADGILESIIQSLHRLESYPHSGAPLFDRPLKNFNFRMVIVDPYIAFYRIIDSKVIVYRILHGARNYSHLLKDSQK; encoded by the coding sequence ATGGAACGATATAACGTTGAGTTATTACCTGCCGCTTATTCAGACTTGGATGAAATATTCGACTATATAATGGCAGAAAATCCCCAGGCGGCTGACGGAATACTCGAAAGTATCATACAGTCCTTACATCGTCTTGAGAGTTATCCGCATTCTGGTGCACCGCTATTCGATCGTCCTCTAAAAAATTTCAATTTTAGAATGGTCATTGTTGATCCTTATATAGCCTTCTATCGCATAATAGACAGCAAGGTCATTGTCTATCGTATTTTACACGGTGCCAGGAATTACTCTCACCTTTTGAAAGATTCGCAGAAATAA
- a CDS encoding S-layer homology domain-containing protein produces the protein MKGKTISRGLLITVMILSMLAVMSATVLAVPADVCEIDGTGYSTLDDALAAVEDGETATITLLQNIDYESGTGISVINKNITFDLGTYTLNLGLFHTDPVLEAGSGGVVDIIDTDGGFLNIAGGYRGVYAHDGGTVTVSGISGIYGYGVAADSGSSVTVKGNISAMNNVGTGLLVNSGASVHVEGSVQSLTGIGVHGTDTSVTIDGDVSASNGTGASVSAGANLTVAGNIQGAYKGITAYGTNGGTAHIEGTVTASNNLGVEASGGSNVTIDGDVTSKNGIYAYGEGTSVFIKNNTTSTGATAAGATALGGGQITIDGTITANTYIQVGELTKDGSAGSRTEPTTKSGYYTYTDDGTNMVWVKIDTCLLSDCGLSDDEGGFTEYTDIDGERYYHVANGKQLAHINDHLDLNFIQTADIDLAVDFAGGWNPIGGIVDGDQSTDDDEFRGKYLGNGHTIDNLYIEYAGPEAVHIQVGLFARITGEESLVEDLNVIINGINTENYGSAKVGAIVGTIDDGSIRNCSVTFDGNIVTDCPNGSTGGIAGGSYFGEIDNCSVVFSGGSIITDGWDKYAGGIVGQCMSSVKNCEVTIGAGQKIKAPAVGGIAGSLSKMKYFDKVVENCTVTGEGSLEIFPQQYYPVYIGGIAGTMWEGEIQDCRNEVAIIADVIKIAEGQSAYAGGTVGYAGSNSTVYGCTNTGDVELEIADNIVTSYDDPGVSEGNEYAYAGGIAGYINGYSRASIIENCANDANITSINNIPTLRAYAGGIAGHLDCGDGQDAGLIIRTSANMGADKTVSAVAGTTLTGGLVGSTTFTDFTTPNIIIENSYNRSNVSSASNSAPKTGTMCIGITAGGVVGAAGEVNLNYTYSTAADVTAVNNHEGDAYAGGITGVIYNTSLTQNYYEANENVTKAVGGKVNTTDIIYESDVPDMYSGATAEQLKTKTFYGSGWKWYVSGGTAPDYYSSSDPWRITTSDGYPVLKGAPYTPPSSGGGGSAPVPVKVTTETTDNITTTKTEISKAASGGEVTVEISPAIVDALIKKASDEGAVSKGDTIAVVIKPSADINRLNAEIGQPQLERIARETDAGFGITSPLLSITFDNKAIETISDAAEGGNITISAGIIDETTLSEKDRAKVAGRPVYDLSVKNGDVQVSHFGGGHATVRIPYTLKPGENPNAVVIYYLSDDGNLKVVRGHFDAAAGAVVFKTSHFSNFVIGHNPVTFSDVRAGAWYIDAVDFIAARGITSGTGDGKYGPEIRLTRGQFMVLLMNAYQIDPASGEITGNFADAGNTYYTSYLAAAKSLGIANGVGNNMFAPDKEITRQEMFVLLYNALQLIDELPPAITDKELGSFSDADSVASWASEAMSALVKGGIVSGSDNMLSPAETTTRAQMAQVLYNLLAK, from the coding sequence TTGAAAGGAAAAACCATATCTAGAGGGCTATTAATAACTGTAATGATACTCTCAATGTTGGCGGTCATGTCAGCGACAGTGTTGGCAGTTCCGGCTGATGTCTGTGAAATCGACGGGACCGGTTATTCCACATTAGATGACGCCCTGGCTGCAGTTGAGGACGGAGAGACAGCAACAATTACCCTGCTCCAAAACATTGATTACGAATCGGGTACGGGCATCAGTGTTATTAATAAAAATATCACATTTGACCTGGGCACATATACTCTGAATCTCGGATTATTCCACACCGATCCTGTACTTGAAGCAGGCAGCGGCGGGGTAGTCGATATTATTGACACAGACGGCGGCTTCCTAAACATCGCTGGGGGATACAGGGGTGTATATGCCCATGACGGCGGCACGGTCACGGTGTCCGGCATTTCAGGGATTTATGGCTATGGTGTGGCTGCTGACTCCGGCAGTTCAGTGACTGTCAAGGGGAACATTTCGGCTATGAACAATGTTGGTACGGGCTTACTTGTTAACAGCGGCGCAAGCGTTCACGTGGAAGGCAGTGTGCAGAGTCTTACCGGTATAGGTGTACACGGCACAGACACCTCGGTCACGATTGATGGTGATGTTTCAGCCTCCAACGGCACCGGGGCAAGTGTAAGCGCCGGAGCGAATCTCACAGTGGCAGGTAATATACAGGGTGCATATAAAGGGATTACCGCTTATGGGACCAATGGCGGTACTGCTCATATAGAAGGCACTGTTACGGCAAGCAATAACCTGGGTGTGGAAGCCTCCGGCGGTTCTAATGTTACTATTGACGGGGACGTTACAAGCAAAAATGGCATTTATGCTTATGGTGAAGGTACTTCAGTCTTCATCAAAAACAATACCACCTCAACCGGTGCAACCGCTGCAGGTGCAACAGCCCTAGGCGGCGGGCAGATAACCATAGATGGTACAATTACGGCTAATACATATATCCAGGTCGGGGAGCTTACAAAAGACGGCAGTGCAGGCAGCCGGACTGAACCGACCACAAAATCCGGGTATTATACATATACAGATGACGGGACAAATATGGTATGGGTTAAAATAGATACCTGCCTTCTTTCCGACTGTGGTTTGTCAGATGATGAGGGCGGATTCACAGAGTACACGGACATTGACGGGGAGAGATATTACCATGTTGCCAACGGGAAACAGCTGGCCCACATAAATGACCACCTGGACCTGAATTTTATCCAGACTGCAGACATCGACCTGGCTGTTGATTTTGCCGGGGGCTGGAATCCCATTGGCGGCATCGTGGATGGTGACCAGTCAACTGATGATGACGAATTTAGAGGCAAATACCTGGGTAATGGCCATACCATTGATAATCTTTACATAGAATACGCAGGTCCGGAAGCTGTCCACATTCAGGTGGGCCTTTTTGCCCGGATAACAGGTGAAGAGTCGCTGGTAGAGGATTTAAATGTCATTATAAACGGCATAAACACTGAAAATTATGGGTCTGCCAAGGTTGGTGCCATAGTCGGGACAATAGATGACGGCAGCATCAGAAATTGCAGCGTAACCTTTGATGGTAATATTGTTACTGATTGTCCCAATGGCAGCACAGGAGGCATAGCCGGAGGTTCCTATTTCGGCGAAATAGACAACTGTTCCGTTGTATTTTCAGGTGGCAGTATCATTACTGACGGGTGGGATAAATATGCCGGGGGCATAGTGGGACAGTGCATGTCTTCTGTTAAGAACTGCGAAGTTACCATTGGCGCCGGTCAAAAAATCAAAGCACCCGCAGTTGGCGGTATTGCCGGTTCCCTCAGTAAAATGAAATACTTTGATAAAGTGGTTGAAAACTGTACCGTGACAGGTGAAGGCAGCCTGGAAATCTTTCCCCAGCAATACTACCCGGTATATATCGGCGGAATCGCCGGCACTATGTGGGAGGGAGAAATTCAGGACTGCCGGAATGAGGTGGCTATAATTGCTGATGTCATCAAAATAGCTGAAGGGCAGTCAGCTTATGCCGGTGGGACCGTAGGTTATGCCGGATCAAACTCAACTGTTTATGGCTGTACCAATACCGGTGATGTGGAGCTGGAAATTGCCGATAATATTGTAACGAGTTATGATGATCCCGGTGTCAGCGAGGGAAATGAATATGCCTATGCGGGCGGTATTGCAGGATATATCAATGGATACTCAAGGGCTTCCATAATCGAGAACTGCGCAAATGATGCCAATATCACTTCAATTAACAACATCCCAACCCTCCGTGCCTATGCGGGCGGCATTGCCGGCCATCTTGACTGCGGTGACGGCCAAGATGCCGGTCTGATTATCAGGACCAGTGCAAACATGGGAGCAGACAAGACGGTATCAGCTGTAGCCGGAACAACCCTCACCGGAGGACTGGTTGGTTCAACCACCTTTACCGACTTCACCACCCCTAATATAATCATCGAAAACAGCTATAACAGAAGTAATGTATCCAGTGCCAGCAACAGCGCCCCCAAGACCGGCACCATGTGTATCGGGATTACGGCCGGCGGAGTTGTCGGTGCGGCAGGTGAAGTGAATCTTAATTATACTTATAGCACAGCAGCAGATGTCACAGCAGTAAACAATCATGAAGGGGATGCCTATGCCGGCGGTATCACAGGTGTGATTTATAACACCTCCCTGACACAGAACTATTATGAAGCCAATGAAAATGTGACTAAAGCAGTGGGAGGCAAGGTAAACACAACTGACATAATCTATGAAAGTGATGTCCCGGACATGTATTCCGGCGCGACGGCAGAGCAGTTAAAAACAAAGACCTTTTACGGCAGCGGCTGGAAATGGTATGTCAGCGGAGGGACTGCACCTGATTATTACAGCAGCAGTGACCCCTGGCGGATCACAACATCTGATGGTTATCCCGTCTTAAAGGGAGCTCCGTATACACCACCTTCATCAGGCGGGGGCGGCAGCGCTCCGGTCCCGGTAAAGGTAACCACTGAAACAACTGATAACATAACCACCACCAAAACAGAGATAAGCAAAGCTGCCTCCGGAGGCGAGGTAACTGTTGAGATATCACCTGCCATTGTTGACGCCTTAATCAAAAAAGCATCAGATGAGGGCGCTGTTTCCAAAGGGGATACCATTGCAGTGGTAATCAAGCCTTCAGCTGATATTAACAGGCTGAATGCCGAAATCGGTCAGCCTCAGTTGGAGAGGATTGCCCGGGAAACTGATGCCGGGTTTGGAATTACTTCCCCGCTTCTATCCATTACCTTTGACAATAAAGCTATTGAGACAATTTCAGATGCCGCAGAGGGTGGTAATATCACCATTTCCGCCGGAATCATTGACGAAACAACCCTCTCGGAAAAAGACCGGGCCAAGGTCGCCGGAAGGCCTGTCTATGACCTGAGTGTCAAGAACGGAGATGTGCAGGTCTCCCACTTTGGCGGCGGTCATGCGACAGTACGGATACCCTATACCCTGAAACCGGGCGAAAATCCCAATGCAGTTGTTATCTATTATCTTAGTGATGACGGAAATCTGAAGGTTGTCAGAGGGCACTTTGATGCGGCTGCCGGGGCAGTGGTATTCAAGACATCTCATTTCTCTAACTTCGTTATCGGCCACAATCCGGTTACCTTCAGTGATGTCAGGGCTGGTGCCTGGTACATAGATGCAGTGGACTTTATTGCCGCCCGCGGGATTACCTCTGGCACCGGAGACGGCAAATATGGCCCGGAGATACGGCTTACCAGAGGCCAGTTTATGGTACTTCTGATGAATGCCTATCAGATTGACCCTGCGAGTGGTGAAATAACCGGCAACTTTGCTGATGCCGGCAATACCTACTATACCAGCTATCTGGCTGCAGCCAAAAGCCTGGGTATCGCCAACGGTGTGGGCAACAACATGTTTGCCCCAGATAAAGAAATCACCAGACAGGAAATGTTTGTCCTGCTCTACAATGCGCTGCAGTTGATTGATGAACTTCCGCCAGCCATAACTGATAAAGAGCTTGGTTCCTTCAGCGATGCTGACAGTGTGGCTTCGTGGGCCAGTGAAGCCATGTCTGCCCTTGTCAAGGGCGGTATCGTCAGCGGAAGTGACAACATGCTCAGCCCGGCAGAAACCACCACCAGAGCCCAAATGGCCCAGGTGCTGTATAACCTGCTAGCAAAATAA
- a CDS encoding response regulator: MIRAIIVEDERPSADKMEKLLRDSGIVEITGKFTNPVEALEFIKKVKIDAAFLDIEMPELDGFQLANHILDLQSWAAVVFVTAYNGYAVEAFHLNALDYLMKPVDKDRLQETLDRIIQEKEIQMNPSQMQVRCFGRFKVIIRSSEVKFRTGKAEELLAYFIDCKGREVSRNEIIDRLWPDYDGDRAVTHFNTTLHYVRKALLRNGIQVSIEHLRGSYRLDTSSIDCDGHRFLTRVSAADKISDITISEYEETAALYTGDYLGDNEFQWAERNKMLYREKYIRLIIKMADYYKTAGNYSRLVELLKTGLTHESLHSILNYRLIEALLAVKDTIAAVQYYDIYKRGLKNDLGLEPEAKFKKLMRQN, from the coding sequence TTGATTCGGGCAATAATCGTTGAAGATGAACGTCCTTCAGCTGATAAGATGGAGAAGCTGCTGAGAGATAGCGGGATTGTGGAGATAACAGGGAAGTTTACAAATCCGGTGGAAGCGCTGGAATTTATAAAGAAGGTTAAGATAGATGCAGCTTTTCTTGATATTGAGATGCCGGAGCTGGACGGTTTCCAACTCGCTAACCATATACTTGACCTGCAGAGCTGGGCCGCAGTAGTATTTGTGACCGCTTATAACGGATATGCAGTAGAGGCCTTCCATTTAAATGCGCTGGATTATCTGATGAAACCTGTGGATAAAGACAGGCTTCAGGAAACCCTGGACAGGATCATTCAGGAGAAAGAGATCCAAATGAATCCTTCCCAGATGCAGGTGCGCTGTTTTGGCAGGTTCAAGGTAATCATCCGGTCCAGTGAGGTAAAATTCCGTACCGGTAAGGCGGAGGAATTACTTGCCTACTTTATTGACTGTAAAGGCAGGGAAGTCAGCCGAAATGAAATTATTGACCGTTTATGGCCGGACTATGACGGTGACAGGGCTGTCACCCATTTTAATACCACCCTGCACTATGTCAGGAAAGCCCTGTTGCGCAATGGTATTCAGGTTAGTATTGAGCATTTAAGGGGTTCATACCGGCTTGATACCAGCTCAATTGATTGTGACGGCCACAGGTTCCTGACGCGGGTGTCTGCTGCGGATAAGATCAGTGATATTACCATTTCGGAATATGAAGAGACTGCTGCCCTTTACACAGGGGATTATCTGGGGGACAATGAATTTCAATGGGCGGAAAGAAACAAGATGCTGTACAGGGAAAAGTATATCCGGCTAATTATAAAGATGGCTGATTATTATAAAACGGCCGGAAATTACAGCAGGCTGGTTGAACTGTTGAAAACCGGCCTGACCCATGAATCACTGCACAGTATTTTGAATTACAGGCTCATTGAGGCATTACTGGCGGTAAAAGATACAATTGCCGCAGTCCAATATTATGATATATATAAGAGAGGCTTAAAGAATGATCTGGGTCTTGAACCTGAGGCAAAGTTCAAGAAGCTGATGAGGCAGAATTAA
- a CDS encoding type II toxin-antitoxin system Phd/YefM family antitoxin — protein MIIKSSTTLRNDYNAIAQLAREKAEPVYITRNGEGDLVVMSIEAFERREAMLDLRERLLFAEQQRLSGEPTISLNESHKRLKEKINGTI, from the coding sequence ATGATTATAAAGTCATCCACTACACTACGGAATGATTATAATGCCATTGCACAACTTGCCCGTGAAAAAGCCGAACCGGTATACATTACACGCAATGGCGAGGGTGACCTTGTCGTTATGAGCATCGAGGCCTTTGAACGCCGGGAAGCTATGCTTGACCTTCGTGAAAGACTTCTTTTTGCTGAACAACAACGTCTTTCAGGCGAACCGACAATTTCACTTAACGAATCTCACAAGCGGCTGAAGGAAAAAATTAATGGAACGATATAA
- a CDS encoding LytR/AlgR family response regulator transcription factor, producing MKPEAKKRNDMMYNAAVIDTDPATLEAMAGLLGNNPHVDRISCFSRMPDFFSELEKGWVQIAFIRVGGPGLQGLSLAKEIIKISPATRVVFMAGIAGYALMAFDEGARGYLLLPADQKRLDEVIENIRKRDNRKRGGSP from the coding sequence ATGAAACCGGAAGCTAAGAAAAGGAATGATATGATGTATAATGCTGCGGTTATTGATACTGACCCCGCAACTCTTGAAGCCATGGCAGGTCTGTTGGGCAACAATCCCCATGTTGACCGGATTTCCTGTTTCAGCAGGATGCCGGATTTCTTTAGTGAACTGGAAAAGGGGTGGGTCCAAATTGCCTTTATCCGCGTCGGCGGTCCGGGGCTTCAGGGACTGTCCCTGGCCAAGGAAATAATAAAGATTTCTCCGGCTACCAGGGTCGTCTTTATGGCCGGTATCGCAGGATATGCCCTGATGGCTTTTGACGAAGGGGCCCGGGGATACCTGCTGCTGCCGGCTGACCAGAAACGCTTGGATGAAGTGATTGAAAATATCAGGAAACGTGATAACCGGAAACGGGGTGGTTCACCATAG